A section of the Solitalea canadensis DSM 3403 genome encodes:
- a CDS encoding S46 family peptidase — translation MKFKKVLLIALAIIGFTNAVKADEGMWLPMLINKNYDQMKRQGFKLTPQDIYDINKGSLKDAIVWFGGFCTGEIVSEKGLVLTNHHCGYDVIASKSTPQDNILDNGFWAKNTAEEKPAEGLFVSILVRMEDVTAQVNAATKGLEGAEKAAKYAEISKEIVAKATSGTGYEAFVRDMFKGNQYFVFVTEKYSDIRLVGTPPQSVGKYGGDTDNWIWPRHTGDFSMFRIYAGKDNKPAAYAKDNVPFTPKRSLAVSLKGVKEGDFSMVFGYPGRTNRYENSYGIKLAVEKVNPAIVKLRDIRLKSWKEQMEKSDSVRLLLSSEYANIANYWKYFIGQTEQLKHLKVYDYKKGEEAKFQSWSASKPEYSSILADYGKAYDAYTPYALYPIYLSQGIFGATAVSFARSFMPVEAGLKAGKVDAVAPMKEHAEEFFKSFNLPSDKKILAGTLLAFYNDIPKDQHPALIGEILAKYGADDPEAAFKKYSDDVYANSMFASKAKTEAFLAAPELGKLQNDPAYQYVTAFISNYREKFMKNVDAFNATNGALGQKYVKGIMEMNPGKLMYPDANSTMRLTYGNIKAYAPKDAVKYDYETTIDGVIEKYVPKDSEFDLPANYLELYKKKDFGQYANEKGQLIVGFISNNDITGGNSGSPVLNGNGELIGLAFDGNWEAMSGDIVFDQKYKRTICADIRYVLWCVDKLGNAPHIVKEMKIVK, via the coding sequence ATGAAGTTTAAAAAAGTTTTACTTATTGCTTTAGCCATTATCGGGTTTACGAATGCGGTTAAGGCTGATGAAGGAATGTGGCTTCCAATGCTGATCAATAAGAATTATGATCAGATGAAACGTCAGGGTTTCAAATTAACGCCACAAGATATCTATGATATTAACAAAGGTAGCTTAAAAGATGCTATCGTTTGGTTTGGTGGTTTTTGTACTGGTGAAATCGTATCAGAAAAAGGATTAGTATTAACCAATCACCACTGCGGATACGATGTAATTGCCTCAAAAAGTACTCCACAGGATAATATTCTTGATAATGGTTTCTGGGCAAAAAATACAGCTGAAGAAAAACCTGCTGAAGGGTTATTTGTATCTATCCTGGTTCGTATGGAAGATGTAACTGCTCAGGTAAATGCTGCAACAAAAGGCCTGGAAGGCGCTGAAAAAGCGGCTAAATATGCTGAAATAAGTAAAGAGATTGTTGCTAAAGCTACATCAGGAACAGGTTACGAAGCATTTGTTCGTGATATGTTTAAAGGCAACCAATACTTCGTTTTTGTAACGGAGAAATATTCAGATATTCGTTTGGTTGGAACTCCTCCTCAATCAGTAGGTAAATATGGTGGCGACACCGATAACTGGATCTGGCCACGTCATACCGGCGATTTCTCTATGTTCCGTATTTACGCTGGTAAAGACAATAAGCCAGCTGCTTATGCCAAAGATAATGTTCCATTTACTCCTAAACGTTCATTAGCAGTTTCTTTAAAAGGTGTTAAGGAAGGTGACTTTAGTATGGTATTCGGTTATCCGGGACGTACTAACCGTTATGAAAACTCTTATGGGATTAAATTGGCAGTAGAAAAAGTAAATCCTGCAATTGTTAAACTTCGTGATATCCGTTTGAAATCATGGAAAGAGCAGATGGAGAAAAGCGACAGCGTACGTTTATTATTATCATCTGAGTATGCAAACATTGCCAACTACTGGAAGTACTTTATTGGTCAAACAGAGCAGTTGAAACACTTAAAAGTTTATGACTATAAAAAAGGTGAAGAAGCTAAGTTCCAGTCGTGGTCAGCAAGTAAGCCTGAGTATTCATCTATTTTAGCTGATTATGGAAAAGCATATGACGCTTATACTCCATACGCATTATATCCGATTTATTTATCGCAAGGTATTTTTGGAGCTACCGCAGTTTCATTTGCACGCTCATTTATGCCAGTTGAAGCAGGCTTAAAAGCAGGGAAAGTAGATGCTGTTGCGCCAATGAAAGAGCATGCAGAAGAATTCTTTAAATCATTCAATTTACCTTCAGATAAAAAGATTTTAGCAGGAACCTTATTGGCATTCTATAATGATATTCCTAAAGATCAGCATCCGGCTTTAATTGGTGAAATTTTAGCTAAATACGGCGCCGACGATCCTGAAGCTGCATTCAAAAAATACAGTGATGATGTGTATGCAAATTCTATGTTTGCTTCTAAAGCTAAAACAGAAGCATTTTTGGCTGCTCCAGAATTAGGTAAATTACAAAATGATCCTGCATATCAATATGTAACTGCATTTATTTCGAACTACCGTGAGAAATTTATGAAAAATGTGGATGCATTTAATGCTACTAATGGTGCTTTGGGTCAGAAGTATGTTAAAGGCATAATGGAGATGAACCCAGGTAAATTAATGTACCCTGACGCCAATTCTACTATGCGTTTAACTTATGGTAACATTAAGGCTTATGCACCAAAGGACGCTGTTAAATACGATTATGAAACTACAATCGACGGAGTAATTGAAAAATATGTTCCTAAAGATTCGGAGTTTGATTTACCAGCTAATTATTTAGAGCTGTATAAGAAAAAAGATTTTGGACAGTATGCCAACGAAAAAGGACAATTAATTGTAGGCTTTATCAGTAATAATGATATTACCGGTGGTAACTCAGGAAGTCCGGTGTTAAACGGCAACGGAGAACTTATTGGTTTAGCATTTGATGGTAACTGGGAAGCTATGTCTGGAGATATTGTTTTTGACCAAAAATATAAGCGTACCATTTGTGCAGACATTCGTTACGTGTTATGGTGTGTGGATAAATTAGGTAATGCTCCGCACATTGTAAAAGAAATGAAAATTGTTAAATAA
- a CDS encoding outer membrane beta-barrel protein has protein sequence MKTLKLTLLLALCPVMLYAQNYMYKKAAPVKIGIMGGYNLSRITNSQDNYTIENYSGYSFGASALWQNWEQLGLRGDLVFSRQGYGYNENGTKAGYLISSYAYLSPAANFKPVPWGSFFAGIQMGMLIKANCGCGNTDYQSTITQHFNRFDYGLNAGIEFTPKAIADGFIMGLKYYMGLSDIVKSNNTQNEEGVPILLPNFSTRNSVMNFYLGYRF, from the coding sequence ATGAAAACGCTTAAACTTACTCTACTTTTAGCATTATGTCCTGTAATGCTGTATGCACAAAATTATATGTATAAAAAGGCTGCTCCTGTAAAAATAGGAATAATGGGAGGGTATAATCTATCTCGAATTACCAATAGTCAGGATAACTATACAATTGAGAATTATTCGGGATATTCGTTTGGGGCGTCTGCACTTTGGCAAAATTGGGAACAACTTGGCTTAAGAGGGGATCTGGTATTTTCACGACAGGGTTATGGATATAATGAAAATGGAACAAAAGCTGGTTATCTAATTAGTAGCTATGCATATTTAAGTCCTGCGGCTAATTTTAAACCAGTTCCATGGGGAAGCTTTTTTGCAGGGATACAAATGGGCATGTTAATTAAAGCCAACTGTGGCTGCGGAAATACCGATTATCAATCGACCATTACACAGCATTTTAACCGATTTGATTACGGACTTAATGCAGGTATTGAGTTTACTCCCAAAGCGATTGCTGATGGCTTTATTATGGGGTTAAAGTATTATATGGGATTGAGTGATATTGTCAAAAGTAATAACACACAAAATGAGGAGGGTGTTCCCATTTTATTACCAAATTTCTCAACGCGCAATTCAGTTATGAATTTTTACCTGGGATATCGGTTTTGA
- a CDS encoding AIR synthase related protein: MQTDARYNLRGVSASKEDVHAAIQNIDKGIFPKAFCKIIPDMLGGDDEYCNIMHADGAGTKSSLAYVYWKETGDISVWKGIAQDAIIMNLDDLLCVGAVDNILLSSTIGRNKNLIPGEVIAAIINGTEEILAELREHGISIYSTGGETADVGDLVRTIIVDSTVTCRMKREDVISNDRITAGDVIVGLASYGKTTYETEYNGGMGSNGLTSARHDVFNKAIAEKFPESYDHAVPFDLVFSGQKNLTDKVEVEGFDKIDAGKLVLSPTRTYAPVIKRILEKYRKQINGMVHCSGGAQTKVLHFIDNVHVIKDNLFPVPPLFKLIHEQSGTDWKEMYKVFNMGHRMELYVPEEIAADIIAISKEFNIDAQIVGRVESSESKKVTIRSEFGEFIYE, from the coding sequence ATGCAAACAGATGCCCGCTATAACTTAAGAGGTGTATCAGCTTCAAAGGAAGATGTTCACGCCGCTATTCAAAATATTGACAAAGGAATTTTCCCAAAAGCTTTCTGTAAAATTATCCCTGATATGCTCGGGGGTGACGACGAATACTGCAACATTATGCATGCTGATGGAGCAGGGACAAAATCTTCATTGGCTTATGTTTACTGGAAAGAAACGGGAGACATTAGTGTGTGGAAAGGTATTGCACAGGATGCTATTATCATGAATCTTGACGACCTTCTTTGTGTTGGTGCAGTGGATAATATTCTATTATCTTCTACTATTGGAAGAAATAAAAACCTTATTCCAGGTGAAGTTATTGCTGCAATCATTAACGGAACAGAAGAAATTTTGGCTGAATTACGTGAGCACGGCATCAGTATTTATTCTACAGGAGGTGAAACTGCCGATGTTGGGGATTTAGTAAGGACAATCATTGTGGATTCAACGGTTACTTGCCGTATGAAGCGTGAAGATGTGATTTCAAATGATCGCATTACAGCAGGTGATGTTATTGTAGGTCTGGCTTCTTACGGTAAAACCACTTACGAAACTGAGTATAATGGCGGTATGGGTAGTAATGGTTTAACATCTGCCCGTCATGATGTTTTTAATAAAGCCATTGCCGAAAAATTCCCTGAAAGCTATGATCACGCTGTTCCTTTTGATTTAGTATTCTCAGGGCAAAAAAATCTGACGGATAAAGTTGAGGTTGAGGGTTTCGATAAAATTGATGCGGGTAAATTGGTGTTATCACCAACTCGTACCTATGCTCCGGTAATCAAACGCATTTTAGAAAAGTATCGCAAACAAATCAACGGCATGGTGCATTGCAGCGGTGGTGCACAAACTAAAGTATTGCACTTTATCGATAATGTACATGTAATTAAAGATAACTTATTCCCTGTTCCTCCTTTGTTCAAATTAATCCACGAGCAGTCTGGTACTGATTGGAAAGAAATGTACAAAGTATTTAACATGGGTCATCGTATGGAATTATACGTTCCAGAAGAAATCGCAGCCGATATTATTGCCATTAGTAAAGAATTCAATATTGATGCTCAAATTGTAGGACGAGTTGAGTCCTCAGAAAGTAAAAAAGTCACCATTCGCTCAGAATTTGGCGAGTTTATTTATGAGTAA
- a CDS encoding outer membrane beta-barrel protein, which translates to MKKILLSTLLLGAMCTGAYAQNGDVVPKEGRGWYIKGGASYFFSITPGEYPNVGEYQPYSTKGNLVNPATGARDTTYMKNLTGSFGEGVRGGISGGYMFNKTFGIEVDVNYFKSIKNLMSADQVSAGGNVIASRTSNGYVQALTIAPSLVFALPIEGKFKPYTRFGFVVPVWGRLMIESSGVKPGKILDPTSPLYLQDIRTEVTRTEKINPKPTVGFQGALGFNYAIMPKFGIYAEAEYRNIPVGSKDKEITEYSQVTKLAANGTVIQTKGLSDLKTAERYTNYQTELGPTSNNHITNKTSFDNNKPMDDNKSYINIGGLGISVGVKYNF; encoded by the coding sequence ATGAAGAAAATTTTACTATCGACCCTGTTACTGGGAGCCATGTGTACAGGGGCTTATGCACAAAACGGAGATGTAGTACCTAAAGAGGGTAGAGGTTGGTATATTAAAGGCGGGGCAAGTTATTTCTTTAGTATTACCCCTGGTGAGTATCCAAATGTAGGAGAGTACCAACCATATTCAACAAAAGGTAATTTAGTTAATCCAGCAACAGGCGCTCGTGATACAACCTATATGAAAAACCTAACGGGCTCTTTTGGGGAAGGAGTTCGCGGTGGTATTTCAGGTGGTTATATGTTTAATAAGACCTTCGGTATTGAGGTCGATGTGAACTACTTTAAAAGCATTAAAAACTTAATGTCTGCAGATCAGGTTTCTGCTGGGGGTAATGTTATAGCCTCACGCACATCAAATGGTTATGTACAGGCATTAACTATTGCTCCGAGCTTGGTATTCGCGCTTCCTATTGAAGGGAAATTTAAACCATACACTCGTTTTGGCTTTGTAGTTCCGGTTTGGGGTAGATTAATGATTGAATCAAGCGGGGTTAAACCAGGCAAGATTTTAGATCCAACAAGCCCTCTCTATCTACAGGATATTAGAACTGAAGTTACTAGAACTGAAAAAATCAACCCTAAACCAACCGTTGGTTTCCAAGGTGCTTTAGGTTTCAACTATGCTATTATGCCTAAGTTTGGTATTTATGCAGAAGCTGAATACCGTAACATTCCGGTGGGTAGTAAAGACAAAGAAATTACTGAGTATTCGCAGGTAACCAAATTGGCTGCAAATGGTACAGTGATTCAAACAAAAGGGCTGAGTGACTTAAAAACTGCAGAGCGTTATACTAACTATCAGACAGAATTAGGTCCAACATCTAATAACCATATCACCAATAAAACAAGCTTTGATAATAATAAACCAATGGATGATAATAAATCATATATCAACATTGGCGGATTGGGAATTAGCGTTGGTGTTAAATACAATTTCTAA
- a CDS encoding DNA alkylation repair protein: MTVKEILSQLEALSNEKVRAHNVKYGAGDNQFGVKMGDIRTLANKIKINHPLALALWDTGNIEARLLATLIIKPTDLTNDVIEQMVKSERFSQVADWLYSYVIKNYPDKETLRQKWMSTDDIMAARAGWSLTSGRVARNPDGLDLSSLLDRIEKEMPLAAPEVQWTMNSTLATIGINFPEHRKRAIEIGERLGVYRDYPVSKGCTSPFAPIWINEMVGRQEKSKK; the protein is encoded by the coding sequence ATGACCGTTAAAGAAATCCTTTCCCAGCTTGAAGCACTAAGTAATGAAAAGGTGCGTGCTCACAATGTTAAATATGGTGCCGGAGATAATCAGTTTGGGGTGAAGATGGGAGACATCAGAACATTGGCCAATAAAATTAAAATCAACCATCCATTAGCTTTAGCACTTTGGGATACCGGAAATATTGAAGCAAGATTATTGGCAACACTTATTATCAAACCAACCGATCTGACCAATGATGTTATTGAGCAAATGGTAAAGTCTGAAAGATTTTCGCAGGTTGCAGATTGGTTATATTCTTATGTAATTAAAAATTATCCTGATAAGGAGACGTTACGACAAAAATGGATGTCGACAGATGATATAATGGCTGCACGTGCCGGTTGGAGTCTTACCAGTGGGCGGGTGGCAAGAAATCCGGATGGGCTTGACCTTTCTTCATTATTAGATCGTATTGAAAAAGAAATGCCACTTGCAGCACCTGAAGTACAATGGACAATGAACTCGACGCTGGCAACTATTGGGATTAATTTCCCAGAACATCGCAAGCGGGCAATAGAAATTGGAGAACGGTTAGGTGTTTATCGGGATTACCCTGTTTCAAAGGGATGTACATCTCCTTTTGCACCTATTTGGATTAATGAAATGGTCGGCAGGCAAGAAAAAAGCAAGAAATAA
- a CDS encoding glutamine synthetase III family protein, which produces MSLLRFKALEAAMSRPTVKVTPPSTKISDFYGSNVFDKNKMKEFLSKEAYQSVMSSIELGIPVDRTMAEQIAAGLKSWSMGKGVTHYTHWFQPLTGTTAEKHDSFFEPTSDGKAIEKFSGDALVQQEPDASSFPNGGIRSTFEARGYTAWDPSSPAFIMSSGSGLTLCIPTVFVSYTGEALDFKAPLLKALNSLDKAATAVCQYFDKAVTKVNASLGIEQEYFVVDEDLFFARPDLVATGRTLFGHESARNQQLEDHYFGSIPERVYAFMLDFETEALKLGIPLKTRHNEVAPGQFECAPIYEEINLAIDHNQLLMDLMDKVARRHKLKVLLHEKPFAGVNGSGKHNNWSLITNTGKNLLAPGKTPKNNLMFLTFFVNTVKAVYNHADLLRSSIASVNNDHRLGANEAPPAIISIFLGEQLNEVLDEIESSHVVNRKKKDLSGALGLNIPKIPQILLDNTDRNRTSPFAFTGNKFEFRAVGSSANSAAPMTVLNAIVAEQLTIFKQDVDKLVKKGEKKDVAIMKIIRQYIKESKNIRFEGNGYSDEWAQEAAVRGLSNIKTTPKALDVLTAEKTVELYEKQHIFSERELHARHEIFLENYTKKIQIEARIMGDLVTSQIIPAALNYQTKLIENVRGLKDLGMNGALSQSQLEIITEISERVSTIKKAVYEMIEERKKANILTDAREMAIAYDEKVKSYFETIRYHVDKLELIIDDAQWPLPKFRELLFIK; this is translated from the coding sequence ATGTCGCTACTTCGTTTCAAAGCTTTAGAAGCTGCAATGAGCAGACCAACGGTTAAGGTAACTCCACCTTCAACCAAAATCTCAGATTTTTACGGTTCAAATGTTTTTGATAAGAATAAAATGAAAGAATTCCTTTCAAAAGAAGCTTATCAAAGTGTAATGAGTTCTATTGAATTGGGTATTCCGGTTGACAGAACTATGGCAGAGCAAATTGCTGCAGGATTAAAATCATGGTCGATGGGTAAAGGTGTTACTCACTATACTCACTGGTTCCAGCCTTTAACCGGTACAACTGCCGAAAAACACGATTCATTCTTTGAGCCTACGTCTGATGGTAAAGCTATCGAAAAATTTAGCGGCGATGCGTTAGTTCAACAAGAACCTGATGCATCATCATTCCCTAACGGTGGTATCCGTTCAACTTTTGAAGCGCGCGGTTATACTGCATGGGATCCTTCTTCTCCTGCATTCATTATGTCTAGCGGTTCTGGTTTAACTTTATGTATCCCAACCGTTTTTGTATCTTATACAGGTGAGGCGCTTGACTTTAAAGCCCCTTTATTAAAAGCACTAAACTCATTAGATAAAGCAGCTACTGCTGTTTGTCAGTATTTCGACAAAGCGGTAACTAAGGTTAACGCATCATTAGGTATTGAGCAAGAGTATTTTGTGGTTGATGAAGATCTGTTCTTTGCGCGTCCTGACTTAGTTGCTACCGGTCGTACTTTATTTGGGCACGAGTCTGCTCGTAACCAACAGCTAGAAGACCATTATTTCGGTTCAATCCCTGAGCGTGTTTACGCGTTTATGTTAGATTTCGAAACTGAAGCTTTGAAATTAGGTATTCCTTTAAAAACTCGTCACAACGAGGTTGCTCCAGGCCAGTTTGAGTGTGCTCCTATTTATGAAGAAATCAACTTAGCGATTGACCACAACCAGTTGTTGATGGATTTGATGGATAAAGTTGCTCGTCGTCATAAATTAAAAGTTTTATTACACGAAAAACCATTTGCAGGTGTTAACGGTTCAGGTAAGCACAATAACTGGTCGTTAATTACCAATACCGGTAAAAATTTATTGGCGCCGGGTAAAACTCCTAAAAACAACTTAATGTTCTTAACATTCTTTGTTAATACCGTTAAAGCTGTTTATAACCACGCAGATTTATTACGTTCATCAATTGCTTCTGTAAACAACGATCACCGTTTAGGTGCTAATGAAGCTCCTCCTGCAATTATCTCTATCTTCTTAGGTGAGCAATTAAATGAGGTATTAGATGAAATCGAATCATCACACGTTGTTAACCGTAAGAAAAAAGATCTTTCAGGTGCTTTAGGTTTAAATATCCCTAAAATTCCTCAAATCTTATTGGATAACACTGACCGTAACCGTACTTCTCCATTCGCATTTACAGGTAACAAATTTGAGTTCCGCGCGGTAGGTTCGTCTGCAAACTCTGCAGCACCGATGACTGTATTAAATGCAATCGTTGCTGAGCAATTAACCATCTTTAAACAAGATGTAGATAAATTGGTTAAAAAGGGCGAGAAAAAAGATGTTGCGATCATGAAGATCATTCGCCAGTACATCAAAGAATCTAAAAACATTCGTTTTGAAGGTAATGGTTACAGCGATGAATGGGCACAAGAAGCAGCTGTACGTGGTTTATCGAATATCAAAACTACTCCTAAAGCGTTAGACGTATTAACTGCTGAAAAAACAGTTGAATTATACGAAAAACAACATATTTTCTCTGAGCGTGAGTTACATGCGCGTCATGAAATTTTCTTAGAAAACTATACGAAGAAAATTCAGATCGAAGCACGTATCATGGGCGACTTAGTTACCAGCCAGATCATTCCTGCAGCGTTAAATTATCAAACTAAATTGATCGAAAACGTTAGAGGTTTGAAAGACTTAGGTATGAATGGTGCTCTTTCTCAAAGTCAATTAGAGATCATTACGGAAATCTCTGAGCGCGTATCAACAATTAAGAAAGCTGTTTACGAGATGATTGAAGAACGTAAAAAAGCTAACATTTTAACTGATGCTCGTGAAATGGCTATCGCGTATGATGAAAAAGTAAAATCTTACTTCGAAACTATCCGTTACCACGTTGATAAATTAGAGTTAATTATTGATGATGCTCAATGGCCATTACCTAAATTCCGTGAGTTATTATTTATCAAATAA
- a CDS encoding CPBP family intramembrane glutamic endopeptidase produces the protein MPTKSRLKDLAFGILMAAGIGITYHLLRAYTLNNSWRLNVEYTFLQFLTALWWVFKSVLFEELIFRGALLYIAIKKIGIHKACLLSAACFGVYHWFTMGAFGNPFQLIIVFIMTGIAGLAFAYAFAKTKSLYLPFALHFGWNVITIVIFSNGPLGLQLFIYENLHSTHGTLSSIIFLFQIFALPIGLYFYLGKKQMN, from the coding sequence ATGCCTACAAAATCACGACTTAAGGATTTAGCTTTTGGTATTTTGATGGCAGCAGGTATTGGCATTACCTATCATTTACTAAGGGCATATACCTTAAATAACAGTTGGCGATTAAATGTTGAATATACTTTTCTTCAATTCCTAACAGCATTATGGTGGGTTTTCAAATCTGTTTTGTTCGAAGAATTGATTTTCAGAGGTGCATTACTTTATATAGCTATTAAGAAAATAGGCATTCACAAAGCTTGTTTATTATCTGCTGCTTGTTTTGGAGTTTATCATTGGTTTACCATGGGGGCGTTTGGTAATCCTTTTCAACTAATCATTGTATTTATAATGACAGGCATAGCCGGGCTGGCCTTTGCTTATGCATTTGCAAAAACCAAGTCATTGTATCTTCCTTTTGCGCTGCATTTCGGATGGAATGTGATAACAATCGTAATTTTTTCAAACGGACCGTTGGGTTTACAGCTTTTCATTTATGAAAACCTGCATTCAACTCATGGAACTCTTTCATCAATAATTTTCCTCTTCCAGATTTTCGCCTTACCTATTGGGTTGTATTTCTATTTAGGAAAAAAACAAATGAACTAG
- a CDS encoding alkaline phosphatase family protein encodes MKRFNIHTTLTGLLSAGIISLTCEAKFNNGNELALPGSQSIIKSISSGTKVLIIGIDGCHLDALNAGNNPNIISLMTNNFYNLNAFTSAPTFNSKEWSTLLNDLINLKYNNHYSDTYYFDYSNFIKNAEAQNSSLRTISIAHWDAINNIVLDGVDIEKSPTNDVDVKNEAVNALVKDNPDILFAYFDDVDHAGHSTGFGPGNPHYMSALSKVDGYVGEILTALHNRPDYTNEDWLIIVTRSKK; translated from the coding sequence ATGAAACGTTTTAATATCCATACCACATTAACGGGATTGCTAAGTGCAGGTATAATAAGCTTAACGTGTGAAGCAAAGTTTAATAATGGAAACGAGCTTGCTCTTCCAGGGTCACAATCTATTATTAAGTCAATAAGTTCCGGTACCAAAGTGCTTATTATAGGCATTGACGGATGCCACCTGGATGCTTTAAATGCAGGCAATAATCCTAATATTATAAGCCTGATGACTAACAACTTTTACAATCTCAATGCATTTACTTCTGCTCCAACATTTAACAGTAAAGAATGGTCAACATTGTTAAACGACCTTATTAATCTAAAATATAATAACCATTATTCAGATACCTACTATTTTGATTATTCCAATTTCATAAAAAATGCTGAAGCACAAAATTCATCATTAAGAACTATTTCAATTGCACATTGGGATGCAATTAATAACATTGTACTTGATGGTGTGGATATTGAAAAATCGCCAACAAACGATGTTGATGTGAAAAATGAAGCAGTAAACGCTTTGGTAAAAGATAACCCGGATATTCTTTTTGCTTATTTTGATGATGTAGATCATGCTGGGCATTCTACTGGATTTGGACCTGGGAACCCTCATTATATGTCGGCACTTAGTAAGGTGGATGGATATGTGGGTGAAATTTTAACAGCACTCCATAATCGTCCTGATTATACTAATGAAGACTGGTTGATTATTGTTACCAGAAGCAAGAAATAA
- a CDS encoding DUF4983 domain-containing protein gives MKPLNLKIRTAFLGMLSASILFVSCEKSQLVSGDSDTNLKTEAGTGTKKVLVIGIDGCRQDVMMSSNTPNLHSLLTNAVYSLDALTLSPSWSGNGWSTLLTGVNHLKHGITGNDFTIPHDFVTYPNFLKRAETYDSSLRTMSIVHWGPINDYIMENIDVERTFSTDLAVKNDVVNTLNTDNPDILFVHFDDVDHAGHTYGFSSTVSQYVSAINQTDIYVGEILTALRNRPNYANEDWLIIVSPDHGGSDTNHSGVNYEDRNIFSIYHNKNFAANKIEAKTLVSQSTINANIVNYNSKRVYAAVSNTAYNFGTSQDFTIECRIKTTSFSGDPSIVSNKDWASGNNKGFVIAAKGDSWKVNIGDGSNRADFEGGYPITDGNWHHIAVTFTRNGTMKAYQDGMYLGETSIANVQDITSGLPLVIGQDGTKAYSDYVNGQISEVRVWNYALDSATVINNSCSFVTASHPNYSNLIGYWKGLNDVNKTMIDSSPFARTMTLSGTINRTNTNSSLKCYVAHIVPYMVDYAYSALTWLGVPISPSWNLDGRSWIPTQQ, from the coding sequence ATGAAACCTTTAAACTTAAAAATCCGTACCGCTTTCCTGGGTATGTTAAGTGCGAGCATATTATTTGTTTCGTGTGAAAAATCACAATTAGTTAGTGGTGATTCTGATACTAATTTAAAAACCGAAGCAGGTACTGGTACTAAAAAGGTATTAGTTATCGGTATTGATGGATGTAGACAGGATGTAATGATGTCTTCCAATACACCTAACCTGCACAGTCTTTTAACCAATGCCGTTTATAGTTTGGATGCGTTAACGTTATCTCCGTCGTGGAGCGGCAATGGCTGGTCTACGCTTTTAACGGGGGTAAATCACCTGAAGCACGGTATTACCGGTAATGATTTTACCATTCCGCACGACTTTGTAACCTATCCTAACTTCTTAAAACGTGCAGAAACTTATGATTCGTCATTAAGAACCATGTCAATCGTTCATTGGGGTCCGATTAATGATTATATCATGGAAAACATCGATGTGGAAAGAACCTTTTCCACAGATTTAGCAGTGAAAAATGACGTGGTAAATACCTTAAACACCGATAATCCGGATATTTTATTTGTGCATTTTGATGATGTGGATCACGCCGGACATACCTATGGGTTTAGTTCTACCGTTTCGCAATATGTGAGTGCCATCAATCAAACAGACATTTATGTAGGTGAAATTTTAACTGCTTTACGCAACCGTCCGAATTATGCCAATGAAGATTGGTTAATCATTGTATCTCCGGATCATGGAGGTTCGGATACCAACCACTCAGGGGTTAATTATGAAGACAGAAATATTTTCTCCATCTATCACAATAAAAACTTTGCCGCCAATAAGATAGAAGCAAAAACACTTGTTTCGCAATCAACGATCAATGCAAACATCGTAAATTATAATTCGAAGAGAGTTTACGCTGCAGTTTCAAATACTGCCTATAATTTTGGCACCAGTCAGGATTTTACAATTGAATGCCGCATAAAAACAACATCATTTAGTGGAGATCCGTCTATTGTTTCCAATAAAGACTGGGCTTCAGGCAATAATAAGGGTTTTGTCATTGCTGCAAAAGGAGATTCATGGAAAGTGAATATCGGCGACGGATCTAACCGTGCAGATTTTGAGGGAGGTTATCCGATTACCGACGGTAACTGGCATCATATTGCAGTTACTTTTACCAGAAATGGAACGATGAAAGCCTACCAGGATGGAATGTATCTTGGAGAAACTTCTATAGCTAACGTACAGGACATTACTTCAGGCTTGCCTTTGGTAATCGGTCAGGACGGAACCAAAGCCTATTCTGATTATGTAAACGGTCAGATTTCAGAGGTTCGTGTTTGGAACTATGCACTTGATTCAGCTACTGTGATAAATAACTCTTGTTCATTTGTAACCGCCAGTCACCCTAACTACAGTAATTTAATTGGTTACTGGAAAGGGTTGAATGATGTGAACAAAACAATGATTGACAGTAGTCCATTTGCTCGGACTATGACCCTTTCGGGCACTATCAACAGAACCAATACCAATTCATCTTTAAAATGTTATGTAGCGCATATTGTACCTTATATGGTTGATTATGCATATTCTGCATTAACATGGTTAGGTGTTCCTATCTCTCCCTCGTGGAACTTAGATGGGCGTTCATGGATTCCAACACAACAATAA